GACGACGCGGCTCAGACCGCACAGCAGGCCGCCGAGCGGGGGCGGACCGGGCGCGAGGAGGCCGCCGTCGCCATCGACGAACTCGACGAGATGGAGGCCCGTATCGGGGAAATCGCCAGCGCGGTCGAGGGACTCGTCGACGAGGTCGGCGAGATCGACGAGATCGTCGACGTCATCACAGAGGTCGCAGAGCAGACCAACATGCTCGCGCTGAACGCCTCCATCGAGGCCGCCCGCGCCGACGCCTCCGGTGACGGCTTCGCCGTCGTCGCAGACGAGGTCAAGGCCCTGGCCGAGGAGACCCGTGACGCCGCTGCCGACATCTCTGACCGCATCCAGGCCGTCCAGGACGAGGCCACGCAGACGGTCACCGACGTCGAGGAGATGAACGAACGCGTCTCGGAGAGCACGGACACCATCGAGGGGGCGCTCCGCGACTTCGAGGACATCGTGGACGTCCTGGGCGAGGTCAACGACGCCATCCAGGAGATATCCGGCGCGACCAGCGAGCAGGCAGAGACGACCCAGGAGGTCGTCGCGATGGTCGACGAGGTAGCGACCGTGAGCGACCAGACCAGCAAGGAGGCCGAATCGGTCGCGGCCGCCACCCAAGAGCAGACCGCGACCATCGCCGAGGTCTCCGAGGAGGTGTCGTCGGTGGCGCGTCGGACCGACGAACTGCTGGACCTCCTCGCGCAGTTCGAGGTCGACGCGAGTGGCCAGGAGCGACCCGCGACGGACGCGACGGCCGCGCCCGGTGTCTCGGACTAGCCGCGCGGGTCCCGGTCCGGCCCGGGGTAGGAACCACCTTCGACCGCCTCGTACAGGGCTTCGGGGTCGAACAGGCGGGCGAAGGCGTCGGGTGGCCGGACGCTCAGGGACATGTGTGACTGCAGCGAGGCGCCCGCCTTCGCACTTCTGAGCCCCTCGTCGTAGGTGAGCAGGTGGGCGGCGCCGCCGCGGTAGGCCGAGGCGAGCGCCGGGTGGTCGCCCGGCGGATGCTCGACGGCCGCCCGCTCGCGCCCGATGCGCTCGCGCCAGTCCGCGGCCAGCGTCGCGTCGGCGAGCGATTCGACGACCGTCCGGGCGTCCTTGAGCAGGTGGTCGCTGGCGACCAGCTCCATCCAGGAGTGCCGGCGAACGTGGTCGAGCGCCACCCGGGCGGCGTTGCCGGACTCGTCGCCACACAGCAGGTCTGCCGCCAGTACGTCCGCGTCCGCGACGACGCGGGCGGGTGACGCCTCAGGCATCCCCACGGTGGGTCTCGAGCGCCTCGCGGACGGCCTCGACGCTCGTCTCGTACTCCCTCGCGCGCTCGAACAGGTCGCTCCAGGTCATACCCCACAGACGACACGCGCCGGGAAAAAGCCGCCCGTGACTGTCCGCCGCCCGTCGGTCGTGCGTCTGACGGGTGTTTATATTCGGCCGTGGTCTCGCCTCAGTACGGGCGCGCTCTGACGGCCTCGATTTCCCATCCTCCCGAACGGCGCGCCCGGACACCGAAACCCATCCCCCCTTTCTGGGTTCCGGTCTCTCTCAGGCAGACGCCTCGCCCCGCAGCGACGCGCGCACGGCCTCGAGCTCCTCGGGCGTGCTCATGATGGCGACGCTGTCGCCCGCCTCGATGACCGTCTGTGGGAGCGGGATGCTCATCGGTTCGCGACTGCGGCCGTGGGCGTAGATGTGGGCGTCACCGGGCAGTTCGACCTCGACGACGCGTTTGCCGATGACCGGCGACCCGTCGGGGACGGTGACGCTCGCGACGGAGAGCTGTTCGGTCAGGTCCGCGAGGACGTTGAAGTCCCCGCCGAGCAGCGCCGTCTTCGCGCCGGCGGCCCCCAGTCGCTCGGGGTAGATGATCTCGTCGACGTCCGCGGCGTACTTCTCGTAGATCTCCTCGCGGTAGTCGGCGTCGATGCGCAGGACCGTCCGACAGCCGTACTCGCGGCCGACCATACAGGCGGTGAAGTTCACGTTCAGGTCGCCCGTGAGCCCGCCGATGGCGTCGGCCGTCTCGATGCCCGCTTCGACCAACAGCGACTCGTCGCTGCCGTCGCCCTGGAGGGCCTCGAACCCGGCCTCCCTGGCTCTGTCGACCTTCTCGTGGTCGCGCTCGACGATGGTGACGGCGTGCCCTTCGCTCTTGAGGATTCTCGCGGTCCGGGTGCCGACGCGGCCGTAGCCGACGATGACGAACTTCATGGGCCCGGCTACGACGGGCACCGTTAAAAATGTGAACGGATGACAGGGCCGGTCCGCCGTCGGGTTCCGACACGCGTTTACCCGTCGGTGGCCGACGACCAGACGAGATGCGCGTGACGTTCCTCGGGACGAGCGGAGCCATTCCGACGACCCAGCGAAACACCAGCAGCGTGTTCGTCAACCGGGAGGGCGACTACCTCCTGTTCGACTGTGGCGAGGGGACCCAGCGACAGATGATGCGCTACGGCACCGGCTTCGCCGTCGACCACCTCTTTGTCACGCACTTGCATGGCGATCACGTCCTGGGGATTCCCGGCCTGCTCCAGACCTGGGACTTCAACGAACGGGACGCCCCCATCGCCATCCACACACCCGCCGGCACGCGCGGGAACGTCCGGCAGCTCATCGAGGCCAACGGCGCGTCGCCGTCGTACCCGGTCCGCATCAACGAGGTGTCGGCCGGCGACGTGGCGCTCTCCCGCGAGGAGTACGAGGTCAGGGCCTTCGGGACCCAGCACCGCTGTCCGTCGGTCGGCTACGTCCTCGCCGAGGACGACCGCAAGGGACGGTTCGACCGCGAGAAAGCCGAGGACGAGCTGGGCATCCCACCCGGGCCGAAGTACTCGGCGCTCCACCGCGGGGAACCGGTCGACCACGACGGCCGGACTGTCCGGCCGGAGGAAGTCGTCGGGCCGCCCCGGCCCGGGCGGACGCTGGTCTACACGGGCGATACGCTCCCGACCGACAGCGTCGTCGACGCCAGCGAGGGCGCCGATCTCCTGATCCACGACGCCACCTTCGCCCAGGACCGGGCCGACCGCGCACAGGCCACGGCCCACTCGACGGCCGCGGAGGCCGCCGACGTCGCCCGGCGGGCCGGTGTCTCGACGCTCGCACTGACCCACATCTCGACGCGGTACGCCGGGCAGGCCGACCAGCTCGGGGCCGAGGCCGCGGAGGTGTTCGACGGCGAGGTGTTCGTCGCCGAGGACGGCCTGCAACGCACCGTCGAGTTCCCCGACGCCGAATAGTGCGATATTTACCCGCGAGTCCGGTAACGCCCCCATGACACACCGACTGGTTCACGTTGGCCTGGGTGGGCAGGGTACCCACTGGGTCGAGGACGTCCTCCCGCCGAACGTCGACGCCGGCCGCATCGAAGTGGTCGCTGCCGTCGATACAGACCCCGACCGACTCGAACGCGCCGAGGACCACCTCGACCTGCCGGCCTCGCGCTGTTACACCGACCTCGACACCGCCCTCACCGAGCGCGACGCCGACTTCGTCTCGGTCGTCACCCCGCCGGGCGCACACGAAGTCGTCGTCGACATCGCGCTGGAACACGGCTGCGATGTCCTCTCGGAGAAGCCCATCGCCGATACCCTCGAGGCGTCGGTCCGCATCGCCCGGAAGGTGGCCGACGCCGACGCGAAGATGGGCATCACGATGAGCCACCGCTTCGACCGCGACAAGACCACGTTCCGCCGGGCGGTCAGGGACGGCTCGGCCGGCCCCATCGACTACCTCGCGGGCCGGTTCGCCGGCGCCGTCCGGGAGCGCGGCTACTACTCGCCGTACGTCTACGAGATGGACGACCTGCTCTTGCTCGACGGGGCCGTCCACCACCTCGATATCCTCGCCTCGCTCGTGGGTGCCCCCTGTGAACAGGTCTACGCCGAGACGTGGACGCCCGAGTGGGCCGACTACGAGGGCCACACCACCGGGTTCGTCACGATGACCTTCGCCGACGGCACCCGTGCGATGTACGAGGGCAGCTACGCCAACGCGACCGAGCGCAACGGCTGGGGCAACGAGATGTTCCGCGCCGAGTGCCGCGACGAGACGGTCGTCCTCGACCGCCGCGAGGTCCGCCGGTACCCCTACACGCCCCACGACGCGAGCGACGGGGCCGAGGAGGCCGAACCCACGGCTTCGGACGGCGGCGAAACGACCGAGGCGGCGGCCGACGGCGACGGCATCCCGGTCCCGCTCGCGGACCGGCCGACCTGGGGCAACGCCTGGCTCGTCGAGCAGTTCTGTGACTGGCTCGACGGCGGCGAGCCGATGGCGACGAACGTCCAGGACAACCTCCAGTCGATGGCCATCGTCTTCGCGGCCATCGAGAGCAGCGAGCGCGGCGAACCGGTCGACGTCCAGGCGCTGCTCGACGAGGCACGTGCGAACGCCTGATCCGGCTCACCCCTCGCCCCGGCGCTCGTCGTCGATCACCTCTGTGACCGCCGCGGCGACGGTTCTCCCCACTCCCCTTCCGAGAGACGGCCCCTGCGGTCGCCGTTCGCTTCCGGGAGCCCGAACGCAGTGAGGGGTCCCGCTACTGCTCGCGGCGTTGCCGCTCGCATTCCGAGGCCCGCTCACTCGCTTCGCTCGTTCGCGCCCCTCGCTACTCGCGGGTCGCTAACGCTTCCCGCTCGCTTTCGGGGTTCTTCGCGCTGCTCAGAACCCCGCTACTCGTGCCCGTACACTGCCACCGGCTCGTAGGGATCCTCGAGATACGCCACGTCAGACGCCGAGAGGTCGATCTCCAGGGCCTCGACGGCGTCTTCCAGGTGGTCGATGCTCGAGGTCCCGACGATGGGCGCGGTGACGTTGTCGTTCTGGAAGTGCCAGGCCAGCGCGATCTGGGCCATCGTCACGCCGTAGTCGGCCGCCAGTTCCTGGACGCGCTCGTTGATCTCCTCGCTGCCCGGTCCCTCGTGGTAGGGGACCTCGGCGGTCTCGGTCTCGTGCACCCCGCGCGAGGTCGTCTTGAACTCCTCGTGGGGCCGCGTCAGGTAGCCCGCGCCGAGCGGACTCCACGGCAGGACGCCGACGTTCTCCCTCTCACAGAGCGGGTACATCTCGCGTTCCTCCTCGCGGTAGGTCAGGTGATAGAGGTCCTGCATCGTCTCGAAGCGGGCCAGCCCCTCGCGGTCGCTGACGTGCAACGCCTCCTGGAACTGGTGGGCCCACATCGAGGAGGCCCCGATGTGGCGGACCTGGCCACGGCGGACGGCGTCGTCGAGCGCCCGCAGCGTCGTCTCGATGGGTGTGCCGTAGTCCCAGCGGTGGATCTGGTAGAGGTCGACGGTGTCCATCCCCAAGCGGGAAAGCGAGTTCGCCAGTTCCTGCTCGATGGTCTTCCGGGAGAGCCCCTGCGCGTTGCGGTGGTCGGTCGCGCCGGGGAACCGGACCTTCGTCGCGACGACCTGCTGGTCGCGGTCGTAGTCCGCGAGGACGTCGCCCAGAATCTCCTCGCTCTCGCCCGCCGAGTAGACGTTGGCGGTGTCGAAGAAGTTGATGCCGAGGTCGATGGCCCGTTCGACGAGTTCACGGCCCTCCTCGGCGTCGAGCATCCACTCGCGGCCGCTGCCGAAGCTCATACAGCCCAGACAGATCTTGCTGACTTCGATGCCGGTCGAGCCGAGCGTCGTGTACTCCATACCGACGAGACGACTGGCTGGCACAAATGCGTTCGGCACGCCCGCCATCCGGTACCGTCATCCCGCAGCGCCTACAACGAGCCCGCATGGACCTCGCACACACCGCACTCTGTGTCTCGGACCTCGACCGCGCGATGGAGTTCTACGCCGCGATGGGCTTCGAGGAGACCCACCGGTTCACCCTGGACGGCGTCGAGAACGTCTACCTGGCCGACGGCGGCGAGGGCGACGGCGACATCCAGCTCCGCTACGACCCCGACCGGACGACGCCCATCGCCCCGTCGCGGGCCGACGTCGACCACGTCGCGTTCACCGTCGACGACGTCGAGGCCGCCTACGAGCGGGCGCTCTCGGCCGGCGCCGCGCCGGTGCTCGAACCGACCGAAATCGAGGCCGCCGACGCCCACGCTGCGTTCGTCGAGGACCCCGAAGGGTACACGCTCGAGCTCTTCCGCCACGTCTGAGCGGGGCCGACACGTGCGACCACAGGAACTACTGCCGCCCGGCACGTACCGCGCACATGGTCTCGTTCGGGGAGGTGTACGTCGTCGTCCTCACCGCCACGGCGCTGGTGGCCCTCGCCGTGGCGCTCCCGGTACTGGTGCGTATCGTCCTCGACGGGCGCGAGCGCTGGCGTGAGGGCGCGCCCGACGCGCCCGAACCGGGGACCGGCGAGGCGGACCCCGCCGGCTCGGTGCCGTCGGGCGGGTGGCGCTGTGGCAACTGCGGGACGGTCAACGAGCGCGGGTTCCGGTACTGCCGGGAGTGCGTCGCGACGCTGTAGCCTCGGTCGTCACCCGTCGTGTCTCGTGACCTCGACGTTGGCGGCACCGGTTATCTCGAATGTCGCGAACCAGGTGCCGGTGCCGTCGGCCGTCGAGTCGGCCACCTCGAACTGTGCCTGCTTGCTCGTCGCGTCGAGACTGACCGTGACCGTGTAGCGTCCCTGGTCGTCGAAGGTGACTATCTCGACCGCGGTCCCCGGATGCATCTCGTACCCCCGGTGTGAGAGCGGTGGTGGCTGCTGACCGTCCTCCTCCGGCTCACTGTCGGCCTCCGTGACCCGGACACAGGCTGTGTACACCGACTCGGCCCCGTTTTGCAGGTAGACACCGCGGTGGCGGTACTCGTCGACGGCCTGATAGTCGACGAGTCGCGGGTCGTCACAGGGGTTCCCCGACCCGGATTGTGCCTGTTCCGCCGACCCGGTCAGCTCGCCGAGACACCCCGACCACGCCGTGGTGGCGACCATCCCGGCGCTCGACTGGAGCACCTGTCTGCGGTCCATACCTGCTGTTGGCGAGCCACTGACTTAACGAACGGCGACGATAAAACACTCGTCACGGCGTCCAGGGGTTGTGCTTTCGCGGTCAAACAGGAGAGTTACGGTGTCGGTGGGCGATGGGAGGACATGGACGTCGCCGACTTCCTCGCGGAGGCCGCCGTCACCGTCTCGGACGAGCCCTACGCCGTCGTGAAAGCCGACCGACCGGACCCTGACGCCTTCGCGTCCATCCAGGACGGCCGCGAGACGACCCTGGTCGTCGAGGAGGGGACCGACGACCCCGACGGCGCCATCGAGGTGGAACCCGGCTGGAAGGTCCTCACCTTCGAGGCGGTACTCCCCTTCGACCTCGTGGGGTTTCTGGCGAGCGCCGCGACGGCACTCGCCGAGGCCGACGTCTCGATATTCGCGCTGTCGGCGTACTCGACCGACCACGTGTTGGTCAAGGCCGAAGACGTCGACCGGGCGCTCGCGACGCTCGAGGAGCTAGGGTGTGACGTTCCTAGGTGACGCTTAGAACGCCGCTTCTCCACGGAATAATTCTGTTCGTTGCTGTAAGCATACCGCGCCGAAGGCGCGGTTTTACCGGACGCGAACGACGTGAGCGTCCGGCCTTTTTGGTCCAGATTTTTCAAGGAGTGGTTCGCGCGAAGCGCGAACCCGACGCAGAAAAAGGTGGTACGCCAGGACTGGGATTTGAACCCAGAATCCCGAAAGGGAACACGCTTTCCAGGCGTGCGCCTTACCGTTCGGCCATCCTGGCTCGTATTCGAGCATCAGACGGCGGGTGGTTAAGGACTTTCGTTTCCGGGCAGGCGGTCCTGCGTCAGGTAGGTCAGGCCCGTCGCGCCGGCCGCGACCAGGGCGGCGACGCCGAACTTCACGCCGAGGGCGACCGGTTGCGCTGCCAGCAGTTCGTAGCCCTGGAGCAAGACGAGGAAGGCGAGGCCGCCGACGACGCCCCACAGCAGGCTGGATTTCGTTCGCGGACGCATCTAGCGGGCGGCCACGGCCTCGATCTCGACGGCGACGCCCTTCGGGAGGTCCTTGACGGCGACGGCCGACCGGGCGGGCGGTTCGTCGTCGAAGAACGTCTCGTAGGTGTCGTTCATGGCGTCGAAGTCGTCGATGTCGGCCAGGAACACGGTCACCTTCAGGACGCTGTCCATGTCGGTGTCTGCCGCCTCGAGGATGGCGGCGACGTTCTCCAAGGCCTGTTCGGTCTGGACGTCGACGGCGGCCCCGTCCAGCAGGTCGCCGTCGGGAGTCAGCGGGATCTGGCCGGCGGTGAACACGAGGTCGTCGGTGGTCGTCGCCTGGCTGTACGCGCCGACGGCGGCGGGCGCCGCGTCGGTACTGACGATATCTCTCATACCGGAGCGGGGGCCGCCTGGCTAATAAATCCCGAGTCGGCCGGGTCAGACCAGCACGTCGACCTCGTAGCCGTGCTCGCGAAGCGCCGAGAGCAGTGCCTCGACGTGTTTGGGGCCCCGGGTTTCGAGGTCCAGTTCCACCTCGGCGTCGTTCATCGCCACGTCGCGACTGGTCCGGTCGTGTTCGATGGCGTAGATGTTGGCCCGCTGGGCCGAGAGAATCTCGACCAGTTCCTCCAGCGCGCCGGGGCGGTCCTTGAGCACGGTCCGCAGCTTGAGATAGCGCCCGGTCTCGACCAGGCCCCGCATGACGACGTTCGTCAGCATGTTCAGGTCGATGTTCCCGCCACAGAGCGCGGGGACGATGGTCTCGTCGTCGGCGTACTCGAACTTCTCCTCGAGCACCGCGGCGAGCGCGACGGCCCCCGCTCCCTCGGCGAGGGTCTTCGAGCGTTCGAGCAGCGTGGTCAGCGCCACGGCGATCTCCGAGTCGGAGACGGTCACCACCTCGTCGACGCGGTCCTGGATTATCTCGAAGGTCTGCTCGCCGACGGTCCGGGTGGCGATGCCGTCGGCGATGGTCTCGACGGAGTCCCGCTTGACGCGGTGCCCCTTCCGCAGCGACTCGGCGACGCTCGAGGCCCCCTCGGCCTGTACGCCGACGACACGGATGTCCTCGTTTTTCCCTTTCAGCGCCGTGGCGATGCCGCTGATGAGCCCGCCCCCACCGATGGGGACCACGACCGTCTCTATCCCGGGCAGGTCGTCGTATATCTCGAGGCCGATGGTCCCCTGGCCGGCCATGACCTGCTCGTCGTCGAAGGCGTGGATGTAGGTCCGCCCCTCCTCGCGCTCGATCTCGTGGGCGCGCTCGGCGGCCGCGTCGTAGTCCCGGCCCGCGAGGACGACCTCGCCGCCGTAGTTGCGGGTGGCTTTGACCTTCGAGACCGGCGCGTGCTCGGGCATGACGATCTTCGACTCGACGCCGATGCGCGTCGCGGCGAGTGCGACGCCCTGGGCGTGGTTCCCCGCGCTGGCGGTGACGACGCCGGCCTCGCGTTCCGCCTCGGAGAGCGTGGCGATGCGGTTGGTCGCCCCGCGGATCTTGAACGCGCCCGTGCGCTGGAACAGTTCGAGTTTGAGGTGGACGTCCGCGCCGGTCATCGCAGAGAAGGTGTGCGAGTAGTCGAGCGGCGTGTGGCGGGCCGTCTGGCTGACCCGGTCCTGGGCCGCCAGCACGTCCTCGAACGAGAGCATGCCCCGTCCTACTCGCCGGGAGGTGTTAGACCTGCGGGAACGGGCACCGACATCGCGTGACGGCGGCAGAACTGTTTTATCGCCCGTGGGCCACGTACCGGTAGATGGACACCTGGATGCGACGGACCGCCTACTACGTCGCAGGGCTGGCGGCCGTCATCGTCGCCTACGCCGTCGCATACGACTACGGGATGACGGCCTGGGAGTCAGACCCCCGGGACTTCCTCCACTCGCTCCAGGTCGTCGTCGAGACGTTCACCACCACGGGCTTTGGCTCCGATTCGCCCTGGGAGAGCACGGGGATGCGCCTGCTGGTCATCGTGATGGACGTCACCGGCGTCGTGCTCATCTTCCTTGCGCTGCCGGTGTTGCTGTTCCCGCTGTTCGAGGAGGCGATGGCGACCTCCGCCCCGACGAGCATCGACGAGGAGCTGTCGGACCACGTCGTCATCTGCCAGTTCACGCCGCGGGGCGAGACGCTGGTGACGGAACTCGACACCTGGGACGTCCCCTACGTCATCGTCGAGGCGGACCGCGAGCGGGCGAACGAACTGCACGCTGCGGGAAACCACGTCATCCACGCCGACCCACAGACCGTCGAGGGCCTGGAGAGCGCCCGCCTCTCGGCGGCCCGCTCGCTGGTCGCCGACGCCTCCGACCAGGTCAACACGAGCATCATCCTCACCGCCCGCGAGGTCGACGAGTCGGTCCAGACCGTCAGCGTCGTCAAGGAGCCAAGCCGGGCGAAGTACCACGACCTGGCCGGCGCCGACGCCGTCATCTCGCCGCGCCGCATCCTCGGCGAGAGCCTCGCCAGCAAGGTCACGACGGGCGTCTCGACGACGCTGGGCGACTCCATCGAGGTGGGCGAGGACTTCGACATCGCCGAACTCCCCATCCACCGCGGGAGCGATCTGGTGGGGACGACGCTCGCGGACAGCGGCATCCGCGAGCGGACGGGCGTCAACGTCATCGGCGCGTGGTTCCGCGGGCAGTTCGTCAGTCCGCCCTCGCCGGACGCCGAACTCGACGGGAGCACCGTGTTGCTGGCGTCGGGGACCGAGTCACAGCTCGAACGGCTCAAGGAGATGACGATGTCGTCGGTCCACGACTTCCAGCGGGGCAAGACCGTCGTCGTCGGCTACGGCGAGGTGGGACAGACCATCTCCGCGGCGCTGACCACCGCCGGCGTCCCCCATACCGTCCTCGACCGGAAGGACGAACCCGGCGTCGACGTGGTCGGCGACGCCACCGAACCGGAGGTGCTCCAGGCCGCCCGCATCGACGAGGCCCGGACGGTCGTCCTCGCCATCTCACAGGACACGGAGACGGAGTTCGCGACGCTCGTCGTCCGTGACCTAGACCCCGACGTGGAGGTCATCGCCCGCGCCGAGGAGACGAACAACGTCAAGAAGATGTACCGCGCGGGGGCCGACTACGTCCTCTCGCTGGCGACGGTCAGCGGACGGATGCTCGCCTCGACCATCCTAGAGGAGGAGGACGTCATCTCGATGGACCAGCAGGTCGAGATCGTCCGCGTCTCGCCGGAGCGACTCGGCGACACGACGCTCGGGGAGGCCGACATCCGCTCGCGGACGGGGTGTACGGTCATCGCCGTCGAGCGCAACGGCGACGTGCTGACGGACCTCGGGCCCGACGTCCACATCGATTCGACGGATCGACTCGTCATCGCGGGCACCGACGAGGGCGTCGACCGCTTTACCGACCTGTTTGGCTGAACCGGCGGCGTCTCACCCGCCGCCGCCCGCGACGCCGCTCCCGATGGCCGCGCCACAGTCGTTGCACGCGACCACGTAGAACCGCTTGGAGGACCTGAACAGGCCCGCCATCTTCGCGTCGAGGTCGATGAACTCGACGTCCGATTCTTCCGCTATCGTGCCGTCACACTCGGGACAGTGGACCATGCGGCAGCACCGTCTCACCGCCGGGTAAAAGGCCCTGCCGTCGCTCAAACTGGCGTTGAAGTCAGGCGCTCCACTCGAAAAAGCGGGTGAAGAAAGTCGGCCCGTCGGTTCGCTCGGGCCGGCCCCGGAGTCACTTACCGCTCCTCGAGCGGGACGAACGTCGTCTCGTCGGGGTCGGGACCGGTGTAGCGGGCACGCGGGCGGATGAGGCGGTTGTCCTCGATGTACTCGAGTACGTGGGCGACCCAGCCGCCGACGCGGGACATCGCGAAGATGGGGGTGTAGATGTCGATGGGGATGCCCATCTGGTAGTACGTCGAGGCCGAGTAGAAGTCGACGTTGGGGGCCAGCCCCTTCTCCTCCATGAGGTACTCCTCGATGGTGGTGGACATCTCGTACCACTTCAGCGACCCGGCGGCCTCGCCCAGTTCCTTCGAGCGCTCGCCGAGGATCTTCGCGCGGGGGTCCTTGACGTTGTAGACGCGGTGGCCAAAGCCGGAGACGCGCCGCCCCTTGTCGAGGGCGGTCTGGACCCACTCGAGGGGGTCCATCGCGGCGTCGTCGACCTCCTTGAGCATCTCCATGACGTCCTGGTTGGCGCCGCCGTGGAGCGGCCCCTTCAGCGTGCCGATGGCGGCGGTGACGGAGCTGTGGACGTCAGAGAGGGTGGAGGCCGTGACCATCGCCGAGAACGTCGAGGCGTTGAGGCCGTGGTCGGCGTGGAGGACGAGCGCCTGGTCGAAGACGTCGGCCAGCACGTCGTCGGGTTCCTCGCCGTTGAGCATGTACAGGAAGTTCGCGGCGTGACCGAGGTCGTCCCGGGGCTCGACCGGCTCCTCGCCGTTTCTGATGCGGGCGAAGGCGGCGAGGATTGTCGGAATCTTGGCCGTGATGCGCCGGCCCTTCGCGAGGTTGACGGCCTCGTCTGTCGGTTCGGCGTCCTCGGGTGCGGGGTCGTACGCCGAGAGCATCGAGACGGCCGTCCGGAGCGCGGCCATCGGCTTCTCGCCGGACTCGGCCAGCTCGCGGACCGTCGCCACCAGTCCGTCGTCGACGGCCCGTTCGCTCACCATCGCTTCCTCGAAGTCCGCCAGTTCGGCCTCGTCGGGGAGGTGGCCGTGCCAGAGCAGATACAGCACCTCTTCGTAACTGGCGCCCTTCGCGAGGTCCTCGATGGTGTACCCGCGGTAGACGAGCGTGCCCACGTCGCCGTCGATCATACTCAGATCGGATTCGGCGACGAGGACTCCCTCGAGCCCTTTTTTGAGGTCGTCGGACATACCCGAACGGTACCGTACCTGCCGGGAAAAACATTTTCTTTCATCGCCTTCGTCTCACACACTCACACGTCTGGCGTCGGGGCCTGCTACGACAATGTCCACCTCTCGCCGCCAGATGCTGTCGAACGTCAAGGTTTCGTCGCCTGTCCGTGACGGGGCCAAAGCCGGCCCGACCATGAGCGGTGAGGAACGTTTTTCCTCGGCGGCGCCGAACCGACGGCCATGGATCCGACGGTATCCGTCGAGTACGAACCGGTCAGCGTCAAGGCGGTCCTG
The DNA window shown above is from Haloarcula halobia and carries:
- a CDS encoding DUF7384 family protein; the encoded protein is MPEASPARVVADADVLAADLLCGDESGNAARVALDHVRRHSWMELVASDHLLKDARTVVESLADATLAADWRERIGRERAAVEHPPGDHPALASAYRGGAAHLLTYDEGLRSAKAGASLQSHMSLSVRPPDAFARLFDPEALYEAVEGGSYPGPDRDPRG
- a CDS encoding potassium channel family protein gives rise to the protein MKFVIVGYGRVGTRTARILKSEGHAVTIVERDHEKVDRAREAGFEALQGDGSDESLLVEAGIETADAIGGLTGDLNVNFTACMVGREYGCRTVLRIDADYREEIYEKYAADVDEIIYPERLGAAGAKTALLGGDFNVLADLTEQLSVASVTVPDGSPVIGKRVVEVELPGDAHIYAHGRSREPMSIPLPQTVIEAGDSVAIMSTPEELEAVRASLRGEASA
- the rnz gene encoding ribonuclease Z encodes the protein MRVTFLGTSGAIPTTQRNTSSVFVNREGDYLLFDCGEGTQRQMMRYGTGFAVDHLFVTHLHGDHVLGIPGLLQTWDFNERDAPIAIHTPAGTRGNVRQLIEANGASPSYPVRINEVSAGDVALSREEYEVRAFGTQHRCPSVGYVLAEDDRKGRFDREKAEDELGIPPGPKYSALHRGEPVDHDGRTVRPEEVVGPPRPGRTLVYTGDTLPTDSVVDASEGADLLIHDATFAQDRADRAQATAHSTAAEAADVARRAGVSTLALTHISTRYAGQADQLGAEAAEVFDGEVFVAEDGLQRTVEFPDAE
- a CDS encoding Gfo/Idh/MocA family protein, producing the protein MTHRLVHVGLGGQGTHWVEDVLPPNVDAGRIEVVAAVDTDPDRLERAEDHLDLPASRCYTDLDTALTERDADFVSVVTPPGAHEVVVDIALEHGCDVLSEKPIADTLEASVRIARKVADADAKMGITMSHRFDRDKTTFRRAVRDGSAGPIDYLAGRFAGAVRERGYYSPYVYEMDDLLLLDGAVHHLDILASLVGAPCEQVYAETWTPEWADYEGHTTGFVTMTFADGTRAMYEGSYANATERNGWGNEMFRAECRDETVVLDRREVRRYPYTPHDASDGAEEAEPTASDGGETTEAAADGDGIPVPLADRPTWGNAWLVEQFCDWLDGGEPMATNVQDNLQSMAIVFAAIESSERGEPVDVQALLDEARANA
- a CDS encoding aldo/keto reductase, with amino-acid sequence MEYTTLGSTGIEVSKICLGCMSFGSGREWMLDAEEGRELVERAIDLGINFFDTANVYSAGESEEILGDVLADYDRDQQVVATKVRFPGATDHRNAQGLSRKTIEQELANSLSRLGMDTVDLYQIHRWDYGTPIETTLRALDDAVRRGQVRHIGASSMWAHQFQEALHVSDREGLARFETMQDLYHLTYREEEREMYPLCERENVGVLPWSPLGAGYLTRPHEEFKTTSRGVHETETAEVPYHEGPGSEEINERVQELAADYGVTMAQIALAWHFQNDNVTAPIVGTSSIDHLEDAVEALEIDLSASDVAYLEDPYEPVAVYGHE
- a CDS encoding VOC family protein; amino-acid sequence: MDLAHTALCVSDLDRAMEFYAAMGFEETHRFTLDGVENVYLADGGEGDGDIQLRYDPDRTTPIAPSRADVDHVAFTVDDVEAAYERALSAGAAPVLEPTEIEAADAHAAFVEDPEGYTLELFRHV
- a CDS encoding DUF7577 domain-containing protein — protein: MVSFGEVYVVVLTATALVALAVALPVLVRIVLDGRERWREGAPDAPEPGTGEADPAGSVPSGGWRCGNCGTVNERGFRYCRECVATL
- a CDS encoding ACT domain-containing protein, with the protein product MDVADFLAEAAVTVSDEPYAVVKADRPDPDAFASIQDGRETTLVVEEGTDDPDGAIEVEPGWKVLTFEAVLPFDLVGFLASAATALAEADVSIFALSAYSTDHVLVKAEDVDRALATLEELGCDVPR
- a CDS encoding Rid family detoxifying hydrolase, with the translated sequence MRDIVSTDAAPAAVGAYSQATTTDDLVFTAGQIPLTPDGDLLDGAAVDVQTEQALENVAAILEAADTDMDSVLKVTVFLADIDDFDAMNDTYETFFDDEPPARSAVAVKDLPKGVAVEIEAVAAR
- the ilvA gene encoding threonine ammonia-lyase; the protein is MLSFEDVLAAQDRVSQTARHTPLDYSHTFSAMTGADVHLKLELFQRTGAFKIRGATNRIATLSEAEREAGVVTASAGNHAQGVALAATRIGVESKIVMPEHAPVSKVKATRNYGGEVVLAGRDYDAAAERAHEIEREEGRTYIHAFDDEQVMAGQGTIGLEIYDDLPGIETVVVPIGGGGLISGIATALKGKNEDIRVVGVQAEGASSVAESLRKGHRVKRDSVETIADGIATRTVGEQTFEIIQDRVDEVVTVSDSEIAVALTTLLERSKTLAEGAGAVALAAVLEEKFEYADDETIVPALCGGNIDLNMLTNVVMRGLVETGRYLKLRTVLKDRPGALEELVEILSAQRANIYAIEHDRTSRDVAMNDAEVELDLETRGPKHVEALLSALREHGYEVDVLV